A genomic segment from Thermococcus sp. LS1 encodes:
- a CDS encoding 2-oxoacid:acceptor oxidoreductase subunit alpha → MRYPFPVGKSDFIQGDEAIARAAILAGCRFYAGYPITPASEIFEAMALYMPLVDGVSIQMEDEIASIAAIIGASWAGAKAMTATSGPGFSLMQENLGYAVMTETPIVVVDVQRGGPSTGQPTLAAQGDIMQAIWGTHGDHSLIVLSPSTVQEAFDMTIRAFNLAEKYRTPVVLLTDAEIAHMRERVYIPNPDEIELIERKLPANEEEAKYPFGDIHGDGVPPMPIFGRGYRTYVTGLTHDERGRPKTVDAEVHERLIRRIIGKIENNKHDIISYETYALDDAEIAIITTGIVARSAIRAVKLLRERGIKAGLLKLNTIWPFDFDMIEELAERVKKIYVPEMNLGQLYHLVREGANGKAEVELISKIGGEVHTPMEIVEKVVG, encoded by the coding sequence ATGAGATACCCGTTTCCTGTCGGTAAGAGCGACTTCATCCAGGGTGATGAAGCCATAGCAAGGGCGGCCATCTTGGCAGGCTGTCGCTTTTACGCTGGCTACCCGATAACTCCCGCGAGCGAGATTTTCGAGGCCATGGCGCTCTATATGCCGCTCGTCGATGGAGTGAGCATACAGATGGAGGACGAAATAGCAAGTATCGCCGCTATAATCGGCGCATCCTGGGCAGGGGCCAAGGCCATGACGGCAACGAGCGGCCCCGGCTTCTCGCTCATGCAGGAAAACCTTGGCTATGCTGTAATGACGGAAACGCCGATAGTCGTTGTCGACGTCCAGAGAGGCGGCCCGAGCACGGGTCAGCCGACGTTAGCTGCACAGGGAGACATAATGCAGGCAATATGGGGCACCCACGGCGACCACAGCCTAATCGTTCTCAGCCCGTCAACCGTTCAGGAAGCCTTCGACATGACGATAAGGGCCTTCAACCTGGCTGAGAAGTACAGAACTCCTGTGGTCCTCCTTACCGACGCCGAGATAGCCCACATGCGCGAGAGGGTGTACATACCTAATCCGGACGAGATAGAGCTTATAGAGAGGAAGCTCCCCGCCAACGAGGAAGAGGCGAAGTATCCCTTTGGGGACATCCACGGCGATGGAGTTCCACCGATGCCGATATTCGGCAGGGGCTACCGCACCTACGTCACCGGTTTAACCCACGATGAGCGCGGAAGGCCGAAGACCGTTGATGCCGAAGTCCACGAGAGGCTCATCAGGAGGATAATCGGCAAAATTGAGAACAACAAGCATGACATAATCTCCTACGAGACCTACGCGCTTGATGATGCGGAGATAGCAATAATCACCACTGGAATAGTCGCCCGTTCAGCCATCAGAGCGGTCAAGTTACTGCGCGAGAGGGGCATCAAAGCAGGCCTGCTCAAGCTCAACACCATCTGGCCCTTTGACTTCGACATGATTGAAGAGCTGGCGGAGCGCGTGAAGAAGATATACGTGCCGGAGATGAACCTCGGACAGCTCTACCACCTTGTCAGGGAGGGAGCAAACGGGAAAGCCGAGGTCGAGCTGATAAGCAAGATTGGCGGCGAGGTTCACACTCCGATGGAGATAGTCGAGAAGGTGGTGGGCTGA
- a CDS encoding 2-oxoacid:ferredoxin oxidoreductase subunit gamma, whose protein sequence is MQIRFAGIGGQGVVLAGVILGEAAAIEGLNVLQTQDYSSASRGGHSIADVIISKEPIYDVIVTKADVLVALHQLGYDTVKDELKEDGLLIIDTDLVKPDREYIGAPFTRLAEENTGLALTVNMVALGYLVAKTGVVKKENVEEAIRRRVPKGTEEINIKAFNAGYEEGLK, encoded by the coding sequence ATGCAGATTAGGTTCGCAGGCATAGGCGGCCAGGGTGTCGTCCTGGCCGGTGTTATCCTTGGCGAGGCGGCCGCGATTGAGGGTCTGAACGTTCTTCAAACACAGGACTACAGCTCGGCCTCCCGCGGCGGTCACTCCATAGCGGACGTTATCATCTCAAAGGAGCCAATTTACGATGTCATTGTCACCAAGGCTGACGTTCTGGTTGCCCTTCACCAGCTCGGCTACGACACCGTTAAGGATGAGCTGAAGGAAGACGGCCTTCTCATCATCGACACCGATCTCGTTAAGCCCGATAGAGAGTACATCGGCGCGCCCTTCACGCGCCTGGCCGAGGAGAACACCGGGCTCGCTTTGACTGTTAACATGGTAGCCCTTGGCTATCTGGTCGCGAAGACCGGTGTTGTGAAGAAGGAGAATGTGGAAGAGGCCATAAGGAGGCGCGTCCCAAAGGGGACGGAGGAGATAAACATCAAGGCATTCAATGCCGGCTATGAGGAGGGATTGAAATGA